GTTAGAAACTCACTCCTTTCAATTAAATGCTTTACATGGGCTGGTATATAGTGGAAATACGTTCCAGCCCCCAGGAAGGTTGGCATCTCTAGAACAGTCTTGTTCTTTTCAAGTATCTCATTCATCTCCAGGAAGACTTCGTACTCACTCTTCCCCTCTGGAAGATTTAGCTCCTCTTTTATAAACTTCTCTGGAATGTCTGCAAAGAGCTCTTCTATTGAAGATAATCCAATTTCCTTAAGCATTTCTTCCTTGTGTGCAGAATTTGGAATGTAATGATTTCCCATTGCAAATCCCCGACTAAAAATTTAGTAAGATTATAATAAATACCTTTCCTAAGGTTGATTATCATACGCTCAATCTCCTAAGGACATCCAGGAGACTCCAAAGGTCATATATCACGTGCAGATGAGGAATTTTGTCAAGGATCTCCTTAGTAACAAATCTAGCCGTGTAAGGAAAGTACATCCACACGTATTCCGTATTCTCGTCACCGTTTCCTATGAAGCGCCATGGCTTATCATCGACCCATACAAAAGTTTCATTCCCATATTTCTCCCTGACTAAACGAAATGCCTCCTTTATTGAAACTCCATGACCAAAGATAATCACATCGTCAAAAATATCATACAATCCACTTTGCCTAAGCCTATACTCTTTTACCCCAGGGATAAAATCTTCGGCCGAAAAAGATATGACAATATGCCCCTCCCTTTTCAGTTCCTTTAATACTTCTCTAGCACCTTCCAGGGGCTTGGTTAGCTTTGCCCTCTCCTCAAACCATATTCTAGCAAATTTTCCTTGGAAAATCTTCATTGGAGCTTTTATTTTCCCACTGTGTCTTCCAAATCTTGGTCTCTCAAATTGAAGTTCAATCTTTGTTAGTAGCTTTGCCATATACCTCTTCCCAGGGAACCAGGGATAAGTACGCCTTAGAGCTCTATAGAATGCCTCTTCTATGCATGAATAACTATCTACGAGTGTTCCGTCAAAGTCAAAAGCTATGATCATCAGAAAGCTACACATTTGTGGAAGTTTTAAAGTTATTGTTGGCGGGCCGGCCGGGATTTGAACCCGGGACCTTCGGCTCCGAAGGCCGACGCCCCATCCAGGCTAGGCCACCGGCCCTCAGAAAAGGCTTTAAATTGAAAGCGTAATAAAGGTTTCGGTGATAAAATGCTACTTCCGGACTGGAAAATAAGAAAAGAAATACTTATAGAACCATTTTCTGAAGAATCACTTCAACCAGCAGGTTATGATCTTAGAGTGGGTAGAGAAGCTTTTGTTAGTGGAAAGTTAATTGATGTGGAAAAAGAAGGGAAAGTAGTTATTCCTCCAAGGGAATACGCTCT
This Pyrococcus horikoshii OT3 DNA region includes the following protein-coding sequences:
- a CDS encoding HAD-IA family hydrolase, with translation MIIAFDFDGTLVDSYSCIEEAFYRALRRTYPWFPGKRYMAKLLTKIELQFERPRFGRHSGKIKAPMKIFQGKFARIWFEERAKLTKPLEGAREVLKELKREGHIVISFSAEDFIPGVKEYRLRQSGLYDIFDDVIIFGHGVSIKEAFRLVREKYGNETFVWVDDKPWRFIGNGDENTEYVWMYFPYTARFVTKEILDKIPHLHVIYDLWSLLDVLRRLSV